Within Massilia litorea, the genomic segment TTGAATACCGAGCGGGCGCGGAAGTTCGAGTTCGACACCGACGAGGTCAGCGGCGAGACTTCGGTTGCATCCGTGCGGGTGTAGGCAACCGACCAGCCCAGGCCCTTGGTCAGCGGACGCGACAGCGACAGCGTGATCAGGTTGCCGTCGCCTTTGCTCGAGTTCTTCGCCAGCAGCACGTCGGCAAACGCCTGGTTGTTGCGGGCGCGCGAAGTCGTGGTGATGCCCGACTTGGTGCTGACCGTGCCGTTGTTGGCGCTGTAGCTGGCAGCAGCCAGGCCGGCGGCGTTCCAGAACATCTGGCGGCCGTCGCTACCGGTTGCGGTCGGTGCACCCAGGTTCAGGTGCTCGTAGTAGATCGAGGACTTGTTGTTGGTGTACAGGTACTCGGCACCGAAGACGATGCCACCCCATGGCAGTTCGGTATCGAAGGCCAGGTTGGCTTTCCAGATCGACGGCTGCTTCAGGCTTGGATCCAGGATGTCGACGTTGGCCGCCGGTGGCGAACCGACGTTGGTCGGCTGTGCATCAGGATTGAAGCTGAAGATGCTGCGGTCGGTCGGGCAACGGTTCGAGCTGGTGCCCGAGCAGTTGATGATGCGGGTCGCAACGCCCGGGTTCGAGAACGGGTTCGACATCCAGACGGTTGCCGCGGCACCCTGGAACAGGCCGGCGCCACCGCGGATCTGGGTTGGCAGGGCGCGGTCGAACTTGTAGTTGAAACCGACGCGTGGCTGCCACAATTTCTGGCCGTCGACGGTGACGGTGTTGTCGTAGCCGAAACCACCGGTCTGGCGACCGAACTGGCCGGTGCCTGCGATCACAGGCGCGGCGGCGGCGCTGTTGCGCAGCGGCGTACCGCCGACACCGGTCTCGTCGACACGGACGCCTGCGCTCACGGTCAGCTGCTTGTTGATGGTCCAGGTGTCCTGCACGAACAGGCCCGTGTTGTTCATCGTGAAGTCGGCAACGGCGTTGTCCAGCGACGAACCCGGTGCGGCGGTTTGCAGGGTGTACGAGGTCGGCTTGCCGTTGCGGAAGTTGCTCAGCACGGCCGCTTCGATTTCCGCGGTGGTCACGCCGGACTTGCTGCAGACACTCGCGTTGAGCGTGTTGTCGCAAGCGAAGGTGTAGTTACCGTAGATGTTCTGCAGGAAGGCGTTGTACACCTCGTTCTTGCTGTAGTCCAGGCCGAACTTGACTTCGTGCGCGCCCAGCGTCCAGTTGGCGCCGGCGAAGTAGTCCATGGTCTTCGTGCCGAGGATGTTACGCTGGCGCGAGTTTTCGGTACCGAAGTTGATGAAGCGCGAGCCGGTCTGGGTACCCGACGGGGTGCCGGCCGGGAGCGGGCCGCTGAAGCTCAGGCCGATCGAAGGCAGGCGCGAATTGTTGTCCGGGATCGCGTCGTAGTCGCGCATCGAGATACGCGCTTCGGTCGAGAAGGTCGGGGTCCAGTCCGAGAAGACCTGGGCAACCGCGGTTTCGATCTTCTTGTTATTCCGGTAGTACATCGAATCGAGCGTCACGCCGGTGGCCGAGAACGATGGGAAGATTGGTTCGGTCTGCTTGGTCTTGCCGTAGCGGAAGTTCGCACGGTGGTCGTCGCTGATGTTCCAGTCGACTTTCAGCAGCTGCTCTTCCGAGGTCAGCTCGCCGCCGGTGGTGGCGATGCTGCCGACGTCGATGCCGTAGACGTCCTTGGCGATCTGCTGGGCGCTGGCGACAGCGGACGCGGTGATCGGGACGATGGTGCCGGCGCTCGAGCCGACGATGCCGAAGTCAGGAATCGCACGGGTGCTCTTCGATTTTTCGGTCAGGGCGTAGATGAAGAGCTTGTCTTCGATCAGCGGACCGCTGGCCCACAGGCCTTTGGTGTCTTCCTTGAATTTAGGAACGTCGCTATAGGTGTCGGCGACGTTGTTGTAGCGCTTGCCGGACATGCTGTCGTCGCGGTAGACGTAGTAGGCGCCGCCCTTCCAGGTGTTGGTGCCCGACTTGGTCACGGCGTTGACGTTGGCACCGGTATAGCCCTTCTGGGTAACGTCGTAGTTGGCGACGTTGACCTGCACCGACTGGATCGCTTCGATCGACAGTGGCTGGCGCGCGGTCGGGCTGCCGTTCGACTCCAGGCCGAAGGTGTCGTTGATGGCGACGCCGTCGACGGTGATCGAGTTGTAGCGCGAGTTCTGGCCGGCGACGGACATTTCGCCGCGTTCCTTGTCGGTCTGCGACACGCGTGGGTCGGAACGGGCGTAGTCCTGCAGGTTACGCTGGATCGATGCCTGGGTGGCCAGTTCGGTGGCGCCGATGCTGGTCACGGCGCCCATCGACGTGCGGTTGAAACGCTCCGAACGGTTGGCCGTGCCGGTGACGGTCACGGTCTGCATGGCGGCGGCGCCCAGGGTGGCGTCGATCGATGCGGTTTCGGCCAGCTGGACATAGACGTTTTCACGTTTTTCCGAGACGCCGTTTTTGGTGATAATGATCGTGTACGGACCGCCAACGCGCAGGCCGCGTGCGACGTAACGCCCCTGGGCGTCGGTCACCACGTTGCTGACAGAGCCCGACTCCGTGTGGACGATCGACACCTGGGCACCGGCCGCAGGCGCACCGTCCGCGCTCGAGACGCGGCCGCCGATGGCCGAGGTGGTGTTCTGTGCGAACGTCGGCACCGCCGACAACGCAATCGACAAAGCCAGCGCCAGCTTGGTCAGCCGGATCTGTTGTTGAGTGATCATTATAAAAACCCCAAAATAGACTTAATAGTTATGTGGGCGCTCGGTAAGCGCCCCTCTTTACAAGTACTGCAACCTTCGAATGCGACGCACCGCAGCGGCGTACAGCCGGCTTCTCCAGGACCGGGCGATTGTAGACAGGAAAGATGTCATCCCTGTTACGCTCACCCTTAAAAAAACTTCAAGCATATTTACTAACAACAACAAATATGCATGAGTGTCCTTGGAGGTACAAATACGTTTTTAGTTGGGGATTTAGACTATCGACCTCTTAATCGCCCAAAAAACGTGCATTTGCACACCAACCGGGGTTCCCACGAGCAAAATCACAAGGCGCGATTATACGGAAGGCATTCTTGACTGAAATATTTTGCTAAATATTTTCGACAATCCCCGGGTGGCCCCGAGAAATTTGTGGCGACTTGACCACAAACATTAAAGAAACACTAATATTTGTCTGTTCCACAACGGTGCATGCGCTGGTGCGCACACAAAAACGGCAGCGTTGCGCTGCCGTTACAGAACATCGAGATCAGCGTGCCGTACGTCGCTCCGGCACAACAGTTCTCGCCAGTTTCGCCACCTCCGCTTCGAAGCCGGCGAAGCGCGTGTCGAGCTGGCGCGTCAGGCGCGCCTTGTCGGCGGCAGGCAGGAAGGCGTAGCGGATGCTGTTGTACGAGGTCTTCTTGAGTTCCGCATAATCCGGTTTGTAGCGGCTCGCGAACAGCACGTATTCCTGCGACAGCGTGTG encodes:
- a CDS encoding TonB-dependent receptor, whose protein sequence is MITQQQIRLTKLALALSIALSAVPTFAQNTTSAIGGRVSSADGAPAAGAQVSIVHTESGSVSNVVTDAQGRYVARGLRVGGPYTIIITKNGVSEKRENVYVQLAETASIDATLGAAAMQTVTVTGTANRSERFNRTSMGAVTSIGATELATQASIQRNLQDYARSDPRVSQTDKERGEMSVAGQNSRYNSITVDGVAINDTFGLESNGSPTARQPLSIEAIQSVQVNVANYDVTQKGYTGANVNAVTKSGTNTWKGGAYYVYRDDSMSGKRYNNVADTYSDVPKFKEDTKGLWASGPLIEDKLFIYALTEKSKSTRAIPDFGIVGSSAGTIVPITASAVASAQQIAKDVYGIDVGSIATTGGELTSEEQLLKVDWNISDDHRANFRYGKTKQTEPIFPSFSATGVTLDSMYYRNNKKIETAVAQVFSDWTPTFSTEARISMRDYDAIPDNNSRLPSIGLSFSGPLPAGTPSGTQTGSRFINFGTENSRQRNILGTKTMDYFAGANWTLGAHEVKFGLDYSKNEVYNAFLQNIYGNYTFACDNTLNASVCSKSGVTTAEIEAAVLSNFRNGKPTSYTLQTAAPGSSLDNAVADFTMNNTGLFVQDTWTINKQLTVSAGVRVDETGVGGTPLRNSAAAAPVIAGTGQFGRQTGGFGYDNTVTVDGQKLWQPRVGFNYKFDRALPTQIRGGAGLFQGAAATVWMSNPFSNPGVATRIINCSGTSSNRCPTDRSIFSFNPDAQPTNVGSPPAANVDILDPSLKQPSIWKANLAFDTELPWGGIVFGAEYLYTNNKSSIYYEHLNLGAPTATGSDGRQMFWNAAGLAAASYSANNGTVSTKSGITTTSRARNNQAFADVLLAKNSSKGDGNLITLSLSRPLTKGLGWSVAYTRTDATEVSPLTSSVSNSNFRARSVFNPNEEVAANSAYLVKDRVNALVNFQQKFIGTYNTRIGVFYEGRSGKPYSWTYKNDLNGDGVAGNDLMYIPKAPGSGEVAFYGATDAERAATEARFWDIVNSQSDLRDAAGGVVGRNKSFSKWTNTVDLRLSQEIPGIFKRNKATFTLDFLNFGNLLNKKWGHIEEVPFASAGGNVRGFVDYAGLDAQGRYVYAVRNKADDVTIKQQKNESQWAIQATLKYEF